Proteins from one Leptonema illini DSM 21528 genomic window:
- the plsX gene encoding phosphate acyltransferase PlsX, with product MYVAVDTMSGDHGPAPAVDGAVQAVHEYNARVILVGDPEILERQLAGYSFDRDMILIEPARGVIGMDESPSRAVKDRPDASVVVCADLVRRKEAIGFFSPGNTGATMAAALFKMGRIRGVSRPAIASPIPREDGGTTVLVDSGANVDVKARWLVEFAIMGELYAREILGVPKPLVAVLSNGEEDKKGNVVSVQACRDLEKLDLNFLGNIEGRDLYGGTPRQVDVVVCDGFVGNVVLKATEGLAATIFRILIKGIEESSLAKTGAFLLKPVLTEIRRRMDYTEYGGAPLLGVNGACVIGHGSSNARAFKNAIRICWDFAEKDINHKIEKRISEIQYTAETGS from the coding sequence GTGTATGTTGCAGTGGATACGATGAGCGGCGATCACGGCCCCGCCCCGGCCGTCGACGGAGCCGTGCAGGCCGTGCATGAGTACAATGCCCGGGTTATTCTTGTGGGCGACCCTGAAATCCTCGAACGGCAACTTGCAGGCTATTCTTTTGATCGTGACATGATTCTCATCGAACCGGCCCGCGGTGTGATCGGAATGGACGAATCCCCTTCGCGCGCCGTAAAAGATCGACCCGATGCCTCCGTCGTCGTATGTGCCGATCTTGTACGACGCAAAGAGGCTATCGGCTTCTTCTCACCGGGCAATACCGGGGCAACGATGGCTGCCGCCCTTTTCAAGATGGGGCGGATTCGTGGAGTAAGCCGTCCGGCGATCGCATCGCCCATTCCGCGTGAAGATGGCGGCACGACCGTTCTTGTCGATTCCGGAGCAAACGTCGACGTGAAGGCGCGATGGCTTGTGGAATTTGCCATCATGGGCGAGCTGTATGCGCGCGAGATTCTCGGTGTGCCGAAGCCGCTTGTGGCCGTTCTATCGAACGGAGAAGAAGACAAGAAAGGCAACGTCGTCTCGGTGCAGGCCTGCCGTGATCTTGAAAAGCTCGATCTGAATTTTCTGGGCAATATCGAAGGGCGGGATCTGTACGGCGGCACGCCAAGGCAGGTTGATGTCGTCGTCTGTGACGGCTTTGTCGGTAACGTCGTCCTTAAAGCGACGGAGGGGTTGGCCGCAACGATCTTTCGCATCCTCATCAAAGGTATTGAAGAATCAAGCCTGGCTAAAACGGGCGCCTTTCTATTGAAGCCCGTCCTGACCGAGATCCGACGCCGCATGGATTATACCGAATACGGAGGCGCTCCGTTGCTCGGCGTGAACGGCGCCTGTGTGATCGGTCACGGAAGCTCTAATGCGAGGGCCTTTAAAAACGCCATTCGTATCTGCTGGGATTTCGCTGAAAAAGACATCAATCATAAAATCGAGAAGCGCATATCTGAAATCCAGTATACAGCAGAGACCGGTTCCTGA
- a CDS encoding adenylate/guanylate cyclase domain-containing protein: protein MIGNQRYQFQWALDDSLNTLIRHRGDAELSRAVREWKLLGIELVLLVDSGQGMALEFLARDILLQSMSVHLMRLEELFARGALSRFRDERTLLLHAESNEGLQKALHLDPVLDEPPIVLKPIITDEPVQRRVAPHEKAPRETPPEEKSATSEKKEGGSVVPFPSRPPAQKTPESHSEPEHTEKPTLSPPPTVPHAEVSKTEKPTLSPPPTVPQAEVSKTEKPPKKPEVAAPAPPPAPSIATRQATPIARSEIKVSRWNIKVKTIALLSALIVSALSAMIFWASMEFSNDVARDIEANATQLNEVVGQKVQVILEQTRYSANLIAAKAAESDALSSEAFQGNQDIFAIITTEPVADTLSVSSTLLNKEQMDLNGLIEDDLTRITSLYGSSLVAAKTGATTVMNASTGFRMPLIVMSFPSRAEAGKILVVVADARRIGESFLGTDASLTFMVDRNGSIVAHPDPTVVLGGMSVANLPVFQEMMKSTLDKAMIRYEYEGKWYRGAYKKLPLAGLGVIYTIEEAKAFARVEEIRNRNLYVLGIVLSLAILVGYFFARSLALPLRELVGATQRVENEDYSVAVEPRSGDEVGVLAASFNKMVNGLAERERMKDAFGRFVNKEVAERAMRGEIKLGGEKKECAVFFSDLRGFTAMSEKLQPEEVVEYLNRYFTLMVDCVDKSHGVVDKFIGDAVMATWGSVISHGNDTANAVDGALMMRKALMEFNVYNAEHGLPIAKFGCGINTGAVISGQIGSEKKLEFTVIGDAVNLASRIESLNKPFATDILISQDAYDRVADSFDVVKMPAIKVKGKSEPQTIYCVLGRKDDPDRPKNLDELRKRAGIDWGTKGELGAVMEEDKEEKYEIIQE, encoded by the coding sequence ATGATCGGGAATCAGAGATATCAATTTCAATGGGCACTTGACGACTCTTTGAATACGCTGATCCGGCACCGGGGCGATGCCGAACTGTCGAGGGCCGTACGGGAGTGGAAACTTCTGGGGATTGAGCTCGTCCTGCTGGTCGATTCCGGTCAGGGGATGGCGCTGGAATTTCTGGCGAGAGATATCCTTTTACAGAGCATGTCCGTGCATCTCATGCGCCTTGAAGAGCTTTTTGCTCGAGGAGCGCTTTCCCGCTTCCGGGATGAACGTACCCTGCTTCTGCATGCAGAATCGAATGAAGGGTTGCAAAAGGCCCTACACCTTGATCCCGTGCTTGACGAGCCTCCGATTGTCCTCAAGCCCATAATCACCGACGAGCCCGTGCAGCGACGGGTAGCACCCCACGAAAAGGCTCCCCGTGAAACGCCTCCCGAAGAAAAATCCGCCACTTCCGAGAAGAAGGAAGGCGGATCGGTAGTCCCCTTTCCATCGCGCCCGCCAGCTCAAAAAACTCCGGAATCGCATAGTGAACCGGAGCATACAGAGAAGCCGACCCTTTCGCCTCCTCCAACCGTTCCACACGCAGAAGTTTCTAAAACAGAGAAGCCGACCCTTTCGCCTCCTCCAACCGTTCCGCAGGCAGAAGTTTCTAAAACAGAGAAACCACCGAAAAAGCCCGAAGTCGCTGCACCGGCTCCACCACCCGCTCCTTCCATAGCGACACGGCAAGCGACACCGATCGCCCGGAGCGAGATCAAGGTATCGCGCTGGAATATCAAGGTTAAGACCATCGCCCTTCTCTCGGCTCTGATTGTTTCGGCGTTAAGCGCAATGATCTTCTGGGCCAGCATGGAATTCAGTAACGACGTAGCTCGTGACATCGAAGCCAATGCAACGCAGTTGAACGAGGTCGTCGGGCAGAAGGTACAGGTCATTCTTGAGCAGACCCGATACAGTGCTAACCTCATCGCAGCGAAGGCAGCCGAATCCGATGCACTGAGTTCCGAAGCCTTCCAGGGGAACCAGGATATCTTCGCGATCATCACGACGGAGCCGGTCGCCGATACACTTTCCGTTTCATCGACTCTTCTTAATAAAGAGCAGATGGATCTCAACGGCCTGATTGAGGACGATCTCACTCGTATTACCTCGCTCTATGGTTCATCGCTGGTAGCGGCTAAGACGGGAGCAACAACCGTCATGAACGCTTCGACCGGATTCCGCATGCCGCTCATCGTCATGTCTTTTCCGTCACGAGCTGAAGCCGGCAAGATTCTCGTCGTGGTTGCCGACGCTCGCCGTATCGGCGAGTCCTTTCTCGGCACCGACGCATCGTTAACCTTCATGGTCGATCGCAACGGAAGCATCGTAGCGCATCCCGATCCGACTGTGGTGCTCGGCGGAATGAGCGTGGCCAACCTGCCCGTTTTTCAAGAGATGATGAAAAGCACGCTTGATAAGGCGATGATCCGCTACGAATATGAGGGCAAATGGTACAGAGGAGCCTACAAGAAGCTGCCTCTTGCGGGGCTGGGTGTAATCTACACGATTGAAGAAGCGAAGGCCTTTGCTCGCGTCGAAGAAATCCGTAACCGAAACCTCTACGTTCTCGGCATCGTACTATCTCTGGCTATACTTGTCGGCTATTTCTTTGCACGAAGCCTGGCCCTACCACTGCGTGAGCTTGTTGGAGCCACACAGCGCGTTGAGAACGAAGACTACTCCGTCGCCGTAGAGCCACGAAGTGGCGACGAGGTTGGTGTTCTTGCCGCCTCGTTTAACAAGATGGTGAACGGTCTCGCTGAACGCGAGCGTATGAAAGACGCCTTCGGTCGTTTTGTTAACAAAGAGGTGGCTGAGCGAGCCATGCGCGGCGAGATCAAGCTGGGCGGTGAGAAGAAAGAATGTGCAGTCTTCTTCTCTGACCTTCGCGGATTCACAGCCATGTCAGAAAAGCTACAGCCCGAGGAAGTAGTCGAATATCTGAATCGTTACTTCACTCTCATGGTCGATTGTGTTGATAAAAGCCATGGCGTCGTGGATAAATTCATCGGCGACGCCGTCATGGCCACCTGGGGATCGGTGATCAGTCACGGTAACGATACGGCGAACGCAGTCGACGGAGCCCTGATGATGCGAAAGGCCCTGATGGAGTTCAACGTGTACAACGCCGAGCACGGCCTTCCGATCGCCAAATTCGGTTGCGGTATCAATACGGGGGCGGTTATTTCGGGTCAGATCGGCTCTGAGAAGAAACTTGAGTTCACCGTCATCGGCGACGCCGTAAACCTCGCCTCGCGTATCGAATCGCTTAACAAACCATTTGCGACCGACATCCTCATCTCGCAGGATGCCTATGATAGAGTCGCCGATTCATTCGACGTCGTAAAGATGCCCGCTATTAAAGTGAAAGGAAAATCGGAGCCGCAAACGATCTACTGCGTCCTCGGTAGAAAGGATGATCCCGATCGACCGAAGAACCTCGACGAATTGCGCAAAAGAGCCGGCATCGACTGGGGAACGAAGGGCGAGCTCGGTGCCGTGATGGAAGAGGATAAAGAAGAGAAGTATGAGATTATCCAGGAGTGA
- a CDS encoding TrpB-like pyridoxal phosphate-dependent enzyme, translated as MSERLFYHLDESEMPDAWYNIQADFTDPMHPPLHPGTGQPIAAADMGPLFPQALIEQEMSQERWISIPGEVVDIYRLWRPAPLIRARALEKALDTPARIYFKYEGVSPTGSHKPNSAVAQAYYNKKEGVRRITTETGAGQWGSSLAFACNHFGLECLIYMVKVSYNQKPYRKNMMELFGARVVASPSTETDAGRKILSETPDSPGSLGIAISEAVEMAVKDEHTKYSLGSVLNFVVLHQTIIGLETEKQLALAGEKPDVLLASFGGGSNFGGFVLPFVNRKIKGESMRIVAVEPAACPTLTRGVFAYDFGDAIGMTPLMPMHTLGHDFIPSPIHAGGLRYHGAAPIISHALNQNLIEAVALKQNDCFASAALFAKVQGIIPAPESTHAVHGAMREALRCREEGKSEVIVFNLSGHGHLDMSAYDAFLQGKLGDGEMSDAELQKNLAAVRKI; from the coding sequence ATGAGCGAAAGACTGTTCTATCATCTTGATGAATCTGAGATGCCTGATGCCTGGTATAACATACAGGCTGATTTTACCGATCCGATGCATCCTCCGTTGCATCCGGGTACAGGGCAGCCCATTGCGGCGGCCGATATGGGTCCTCTTTTTCCCCAGGCCCTCATCGAGCAGGAGATGTCGCAGGAGCGATGGATCTCGATTCCGGGCGAGGTCGTCGATATCTATCGGCTCTGGAGGCCGGCTCCTCTGATTCGAGCACGAGCTCTTGAGAAGGCCCTTGATACACCGGCGCGAATCTACTTTAAATACGAAGGCGTATCGCCGACAGGTTCGCATAAGCCGAATTCGGCCGTAGCACAGGCATACTATAATAAGAAAGAAGGCGTGCGCCGTATCACGACCGAAACGGGAGCCGGCCAGTGGGGTAGCTCCCTTGCCTTTGCCTGCAACCACTTCGGTCTCGAATGCCTTATCTACATGGTAAAGGTATCCTATAATCAGAAGCCCTATCGCAAGAATATGATGGAGCTTTTCGGGGCGCGTGTCGTCGCTTCTCCATCGACCGAAACCGACGCCGGCCGCAAGATCCTATCCGAAACGCCCGATTCTCCTGGCTCGCTCGGCATCGCCATCTCTGAAGCGGTTGAGATGGCTGTAAAAGACGAGCATACGAAATACTCGCTCGGTTCCGTTCTGAACTTCGTAGTTCTGCATCAAACCATCATCGGTCTGGAAACCGAGAAGCAGCTGGCCCTGGCCGGCGAGAAGCCCGACGTGCTGCTTGCATCTTTCGGAGGGGGCTCGAATTTCGGCGGTTTTGTTCTGCCGTTTGTGAATCGTAAGATCAAGGGCGAGTCGATGCGCATCGTCGCCGTCGAGCCCGCCGCATGCCCTACGTTAACCAGGGGCGTCTTTGCCTATGATTTCGGTGATGCGATCGGAATGACTCCGCTTATGCCCATGCATACGCTGGGCCATGATTTTATTCCGAGCCCCATCCACGCCGGCGGATTGCGATATCATGGAGCCGCGCCCATTATCAGCCACGCTCTCAATCAGAATCTGATCGAGGCGGTCGCTCTGAAACAGAACGATTGCTTTGCTTCGGCGGCACTTTTCGCTAAGGTGCAGGGCATTATTCCGGCGCCGGAATCTACCCATGCCGTTCATGGAGCTATGCGTGAGGCGCTTCGCTGCCGTGAAGAAGGAAAATCCGAGGTTATCGTTTTCAATCTGTCAGGTCATGGTCATCTTGATATGTCGGCGTATGACGCCTTTTTGCAGGGTAAGCTGGGCGACGGTGAAATGAGCGACGCGGAGCTTCAGAAAAACCTGGCCGCTGTGCGAAAGATCTGA
- a CDS encoding FecR domain-containing protein — protein MRLSRSDITFTAVALLVAALLSMLLYLDLNRTLDAGDRQPIGKIVFKERVAQRRLDREPVWENLRTETPVYNRDTIRTENLSEAEIVLNDGSRIALEENTLIVLNFANNEALLDFSYGGIRAASGDGADLKVRSGDTEVNLADAEARLSSDSPDSLQLEVKKGKAGLQRDGQSNEISENEVASLDGSEIKTRLASAALVEPADGERRIIESDKSRVLFRWTAAKPSKFELSRTRDFRAVVMSQPAVGSIDLSLSSGVYFWRVVPADEQPTPPRSLSLLQKRGVVLHSPQNGRSLPVRGTEATVQFSWSQLDLASSYQIIVSRDAAGNDVVRQETAQTTLLTMPLPPGNYFWRVKPVSSVADAVSPSAVNSFEVKRLEKMPPPVPVAPAGATLLQRVVAEKGMVFAYKSTIQGERYTVQISSDAKFGQPVVSESTTTGSLLLKRNLPEGTYYWRVLTEDGDPSGVLNFSIRSQTEVTSIFPVADRSVVLERDEAVAVRWQGSAGIPGGYRLVISANADLKDPVVDQPSASEGSQVKLGPGQYFWKVIQTGSSGEALGESRIERFTVAVRPPKVMPVYPLAQAPVDMTQQENILFRWQPVAGATAYRFRLYREPGRKQVFEQFTPVNQLLYTRLDLLDTGLFTWSVTARTKGTDAESEETVVPFRISLDQGQKPEFISPDTIFVK, from the coding sequence ATGAGATTATCCAGGAGTGACATCACCTTTACGGCGGTTGCGCTGCTTGTTGCCGCGTTGCTTTCGATGTTGCTGTACCTTGATCTCAACCGCACGCTTGATGCCGGTGATCGTCAACCTATAGGCAAGATCGTCTTTAAGGAACGGGTCGCTCAGAGGCGGCTTGATCGCGAACCCGTCTGGGAAAACCTTCGCACCGAGACCCCTGTATATAACCGCGATACAATTCGTACAGAAAATCTATCTGAAGCTGAAATCGTATTAAACGACGGAAGCCGTATCGCTCTCGAAGAAAACACGTTGATTGTATTGAATTTTGCAAATAACGAGGCCCTTCTGGATTTCTCATATGGAGGCATTCGCGCCGCCTCCGGCGATGGTGCCGATCTGAAAGTGCGTTCCGGCGACACCGAAGTGAATCTTGCCGATGCCGAGGCTCGCCTGTCCTCCGACAGTCCCGACTCTCTGCAGCTTGAGGTCAAGAAAGGTAAAGCCGGTCTACAGCGTGACGGGCAATCAAACGAAATCTCAGAGAATGAAGTGGCCTCGCTGGATGGCAGCGAAATCAAAACACGCCTCGCTTCTGCAGCGCTTGTCGAACCGGCAGACGGGGAGCGAAGAATTATCGAAAGCGATAAAAGCCGCGTTCTCTTTCGATGGACCGCCGCTAAGCCCTCAAAGTTTGAGCTTTCGCGAACGCGCGACTTTCGCGCCGTAGTCATGAGTCAGCCAGCTGTGGGCTCAATCGACCTTTCCCTTTCTTCGGGAGTTTATTTCTGGAGAGTCGTTCCGGCAGACGAACAGCCAACTCCACCGCGCAGCCTGTCCCTTTTACAAAAGCGTGGCGTCGTATTGCATTCTCCTCAGAACGGACGCAGCCTTCCTGTTCGCGGAACAGAGGCTACGGTACAATTCTCATGGTCGCAGCTCGATCTTGCCAGTTCCTATCAGATCATCGTCTCGCGTGATGCAGCCGGTAACGATGTCGTTCGTCAGGAAACGGCACAAACCACTCTGCTCACAATGCCTCTTCCACCGGGTAACTACTTCTGGCGTGTAAAGCCGGTGAGCTCGGTCGCAGACGCGGTTTCGCCATCGGCTGTAAATTCGTTTGAAGTGAAGCGCCTCGAAAAAATGCCTCCTCCTGTTCCCGTGGCTCCGGCCGGGGCTACACTTCTACAACGCGTCGTCGCCGAGAAAGGCATGGTTTTCGCCTATAAATCAACCATTCAGGGAGAGCGTTATACAGTTCAGATTTCATCCGATGCAAAATTCGGCCAGCCTGTTGTCAGCGAATCGACAACGACAGGATCTCTGCTTCTCAAGCGAAATCTACCGGAAGGCACGTACTACTGGAGAGTGCTGACCGAAGATGGAGATCCGTCGGGCGTCTTGAATTTTTCGATACGCAGCCAGACAGAAGTCACTTCGATCTTTCCTGTCGCCGATCGCTCCGTCGTCCTTGAACGCGACGAAGCCGTCGCAGTGCGCTGGCAGGGATCGGCCGGCATCCCGGGCGGATACCGCCTGGTTATCTCGGCAAACGCCGATCTCAAAGATCCTGTTGTCGACCAGCCTTCCGCCTCTGAAGGCAGTCAGGTAAAGCTTGGACCGGGCCAGTATTTTTGGAAGGTTATACAGACGGGATCGTCAGGAGAGGCGCTTGGTGAAAGCCGCATCGAACGCTTCACCGTTGCCGTTCGACCGCCGAAGGTGATGCCCGTGTATCCGCTGGCTCAGGCACCTGTTGATATGACACAGCAGGAAAACATACTTTTCCGATGGCAGCCCGTCGCCGGAGCAACGGCCTATCGTTTCAGGCTGTATAGAGAACCTGGCCGCAAGCAGGTATTCGAACAGTTCACGCCCGTCAATCAGCTCCTGTATACCCGCCTTGATCTTCTGGATACGGGCCTTTTCACCTGGTCGGTAACGGCTCGCACAAAAGGAACGGATGCCGAGAGCGAAGAGACGGTCGTTCCATTCCGTATCAGCCTGGATCAGGGGCAGAAACCGGAATTCATCAGTCCTGATACGATCTTTGTGAAGTGA